The proteins below come from a single Drosophila suzukii chromosome X, CBGP_Dsuzu_IsoJpt1.0, whole genome shotgun sequence genomic window:
- the OtopLa gene encoding proton channel OtopLc isoform X13, giving the protein MGGGEVKVATVDVEGGDNMATLPVSRSHTAGSTDSAEKNNAANKEMELKNVMPQPLQRTSLFIVTSLVYAILLIVVCIAYVISDVTTHRLPVLYYETFFTYLYGVSILFLLYVFCFLLQESSCCNGGNGGSKPKPQPKEKKSKKAKNADPADSKEAKGSKDSGKAAKGAAYQHTMAKFLEAPVDAEVAVTPKNVRKRKTTHSDLTHGSFFLRVGAIAFGLGAMIYIGLEFGSFFEIPFDSPCHHILIGVNPLLQMIFTFMQMYFIFMNARLNIHRFKVIARFGLMHVVATNICVWIRTLVKESLLEITIYHQKHEPEAGASSIAHSIRQHALRHAGTVLRTHAGPNSEFEVLDGEDLLPKDGYKGDNVLSKLVRNTVNGISKSLGMGGDQVVTSSTTTTTRAPFTTPNYQWHSTTMARKLKKFITSATTAATTAAGSSSSTSSTTISPTTSSTTIPPTTSSTTISPSTTFNPFSTTAALNLETSGSDSPFGGLQRVLSSVAPPSLAPVDGFGSAATPTPVSGPGSFVDSFLTSTLSPASSTEGSASIMNNLFGQGPMENSFQTYTDLGHEEATGLVSFENLESLDNIYPAALSSNIGTLNSTACGRIDIMGTIVYDSAPYLYPFIIEYSLIGAVVLYVMWKHIGRYPGRMNDEDLEHRLEVMLSRRAVAMAQQARSGRVDCVGSSKGLFFGLLLLVGALICLILFFVLVRHQQFSLLAIYLADASHCILMAFAILAIIIGFIRVKNLKFRCEEQSNLNDILLRISAFGLFTYSVFSIIAGSLKVLESEPSLLVTTTGGVAVFQVILQLLFIADVSRRRVHLPEHDRSKPGRQIVTFLLICNVAMFAIYTFEAQKVFANPVSRYVQLEFYGFVPWSIIQRITLPLCIFHRFHSAVTLAEIWKTTYKARLE; this is encoded by the exons ATGGGCGGCGGTGAAGTGAAGGTCGCTACCGTCGACGTCGAAGGCGGGGACAACATGGCCACGCTGCCGGTGTCCCGCTCGCATACCGCCGGCAGCACCGACAGCGCCGAAAAGAACAACGCCGCCAACAAGGAGATGGAGCTCAAGAATGTCATGCCGCAGCCGCTGCAGAG GACATCCCTGTTCATCGTGACCAGTCTGGTGTACGCGATCCTCCTGATCGTCGTCTGCATCGCATACGTAATCAGCGATGTAACCACCCACCGACTGCCGGTTCTGTACTACGAGACGTTCTTCACATATCTGTACGGCGTCAGCATACTCTTCCTCCTCTACGTCTTCTGTTTCCTGCTGCAGG AGAGCTCTTGCTGCAATGGCGGCAATGGTGGCAGCAAACCGAAACCCCAACCTAAGGAGAAGAAGTCGAAGAAAGCCAAAAATGCCGATCCGGCCGATTCGAAGGAAGCGAAGGGCTCAAAGGACTCTGGCAAGGCAGCCAAGGGCGCCGCATATCAG CATACGATGGCCAAGTTTCTG GAAGCACCCGTGGACGCCGAGGTGGCCGTCACCCCGAAGAATGTGCGTAAGCGCAAGACTACCCACAGTGATCTGACGCACGGCAGCTTTTTCCTGCGCGTGGGAGCCATTG CTTTTGGACTTGGCGCCATGATTTATATTGGCCTAGAGTTTGGATCGTTCTTCGAAATTCCCTTCGATTCGCCGTGCCATCATATCCTGATCGGCGTAAATCCACTGCTCCAGATGATTTTCACCTTCATGCAGATGTATTTTATATTCATGAATGCCCGG CTGAACATCCACCGCTTCAAGGTGATCGCCCGCTTTGGCTTGATGCACGTAGTGGCCACCAACATCTGCGTGTGGATACGCACCCTGGTGAAGGAGTCCCTGCTTGAGATCACGATCTATCACCAGAAGCACGAGCCAGAGGCGGGAGCCTCCTCCATAGCCCACTCAATAAGGCAGCACGCCCTTCGCCACGCCGGAACCGTGCTGAGGACCCACGCGGGACCCAACAGCGAGTTCGAGGTCCTCGACGGCGAGGACCTCCTGCCCAAGGACGGATACAAGGGCGACAACGTGCTGTCCAAGCTGGTTCGCAATACCGTCAACGGTATTTCGAAGAGCCTGGGCATGGGTGGTGACCAGGTGGTcaccagcagcaccaccacgaCCACGAGGGCCCCGTTCACCACTCCGAATTACCAATGGCACAGCACTACTATGGCCCGCAAGTTGAAGAAGTTTATCACCAGCGCCACCACCGCGGCCACCACGGCGGCGGGCAGCAGTAGCTCcaccagcagcaccaccaTCTCACCGACCACCAGTAGCACCACCATTCCGCCGACCACCAGTAGCACCACCATCTCACCGAGTACCACCTTCAATCCATTTAGCACCACTGCCGCCCTGAATCTCGAGACCAGCGGCAGCGACTCGCCCTTTGGCGGCTTGCAGCGCGTTCTCTCCAGCGTCGCTCCGCCGAGCCTGGCGCCAGTCGATGGGTTCGGTTccgctgccacgcccactcccgTTTCCGGTCCCGGCTCCTTTGTGGATTCCTTCCTGACCAGCACCCTGAGCCCAGCCAGCAGCACCGAGGGCTCGGCCAGCATAATGAACAACCTGTTCGGCCAGGGCCCCATGGAGAACAGCTTCCAGACGTACACCGACCTAGGCCACGAGGAGGCCACCGGGCTGGTCAGCTTCGAGAACCTGGAGAGCCTGGACAACATATACCCGGCGGCGCTGTCCTCCAATATCGGCACACTCAACTCCACCGCCTGCGGACGCATCGACATCATGGGCACCATTGTCTACGACTCGGCGCCCTACCTGTATCCGTTCATCATCGAGTACTCGCTGATCGGGGCGGTGGTGTTGTATGTCATGTGGAAGCACATCGGCCGCTACCCAGGGCGCATGAACGACGAGGACCTGGAGCACCGGCTGGAGGTGATGCTCTCGCGGAGGGCGGTGGCCATGGCGCAGCAGGCGCGATCCGGACGCGTTGACTGCGTAGGCTCGTCGAAGGGCCTGTTCTTCGGGCTCCTGCTGCTGGTCGGGGCCCTCATCTGCCTGATACTCTTCTTCGTCTTGGTGCGCCATCAGCAGTTCTCGCTGTTGGCCATTTACCTCGCCGACGCCAGCCACTGCATTCTGATGGCCTTCGCCATTCTGGCAATAATAATTGGATTCATCAG GGTCAAGAACCTGAAGTTCCGCTGCGAGGAGcagtcgaacctgaacgacatACTGCTGCGCATCTCGGCCTTCGGCCTGTTCACCTACTCCGTGTTCAGCATCATCGCCGGCAGCCTGAAGGTCCTGGAGAGCGAGCCCAGCCTGCTGGTGACGACCACCGGGGGCGTGGCCGTCTTCCAGGTGATCCTGCAGCTGCTCTTCATCGCGGACGTGTCCCGCCGCCGCGTCCACCTGCCGGAGCACGATCGCAGCAAGCCGGGCCGCCAGATCGTCACCTTCCTCCTCATCTGCAACGTGGCCATGTTCGCCATCTACACATTCGAAGCTCAAAAAGTATTCGCCAATCCTGTAAGTAGATAT GTTCAGCTGGAGTTTTACGGCTTCGTGCCCTGGTCGATCATCCAACGCATCACACTGCCCCTGTGCATCTTCCATCGGTTCCACAGCGCCGTGACACTCGCCGAGATCTGGAAGACCACCTACAAGGCACGCCTGGAGTAA
- the OtopLa gene encoding proton channel OtopLc isoform X14, with product MGGGEVKVATVDVEGGDNMATLPVSRSHTAGSTDSAEKNNAANKEMELKNVMPQPLQRTSLFIVTSLVYAILLIVVCIAYVISDVTTHRLPVLYYETFFTYLYGVSILFLLYVFCFLLQESSCCNGGNGGSKPKPQPKEKKSKKAKNADPADSKEAKGSKDSGKAAKGAAYQEAPVDAEVAVTPKNVRKRKTTHSDLTHGSFFLRVGAIAFGLGAMIYIGLEFGSFFEIPFDSPCHHILIGVNPLLQMIFTFMQMYFIFMNARLNIHRFKVIARFGLMHVVATNICVWIRTLVKESLLEITIYHQKHEPEAGASSIAHSIRQHALRHAGTVLRTHAGPNSEFEVLDGEDLLPKDGYKGDNVLSKLVRNTVNGISKSLGMGGDQVVTSSTTTTTRAPFTTPNYQWHSTTMARKLKKFITSATTAATTAAGSSSSTSSTTISPTTSSTTIPPTTSSTTISPSTTFNPFSTTAALNLETSGSDSPFGGLQRVLSSVAPPSLAPVDGFGSAATPTPVSGPGSFVDSFLTSTLSPASSTEGSASIMNNLFGQGPMENSFQTYTDLGHEEATGLVSFENLESLDNIYPAALSSNIGTLNSTACGRIDIMGTIVYDSAPYLYPFIIEYSLIGAVVLYVMWKHIGRYPGRMNDEDLEHRLEVMLSRRAVAMAQQARSGRVDCVGSSKGLFFGLLLLVGALICLILFFVLVRHQQFSLLAIYLADASHCILMAFAILAIIIGFIRVKNLKFRCEEQSNLNDILLRISAFGLFTYSVFSIIAGSLKVLESEPSLLVTTTGGVAVFQVILQLLFIADVSRRRVHLPEHDRSKPGRQIVTFLLICNVAMFAIYTFEAQKVFANPVQLEFYGFVPWSIIQRITLPLCIFHRFHSAVTLAEIWKTTYKARLE from the exons ATGGGCGGCGGTGAAGTGAAGGTCGCTACCGTCGACGTCGAAGGCGGGGACAACATGGCCACGCTGCCGGTGTCCCGCTCGCATACCGCCGGCAGCACCGACAGCGCCGAAAAGAACAACGCCGCCAACAAGGAGATGGAGCTCAAGAATGTCATGCCGCAGCCGCTGCAGAG GACATCCCTGTTCATCGTGACCAGTCTGGTGTACGCGATCCTCCTGATCGTCGTCTGCATCGCATACGTAATCAGCGATGTAACCACCCACCGACTGCCGGTTCTGTACTACGAGACGTTCTTCACATATCTGTACGGCGTCAGCATACTCTTCCTCCTCTACGTCTTCTGTTTCCTGCTGCAGG AGAGCTCTTGCTGCAATGGCGGCAATGGTGGCAGCAAACCGAAACCCCAACCTAAGGAGAAGAAGTCGAAGAAAGCCAAAAATGCCGATCCGGCCGATTCGAAGGAAGCGAAGGGCTCAAAGGACTCTGGCAAGGCAGCCAAGGGCGCCGCATATCAG GAAGCACCCGTGGACGCCGAGGTGGCCGTCACCCCGAAGAATGTGCGTAAGCGCAAGACTACCCACAGTGATCTGACGCACGGCAGCTTTTTCCTGCGCGTGGGAGCCATTG CTTTTGGACTTGGCGCCATGATTTATATTGGCCTAGAGTTTGGATCGTTCTTCGAAATTCCCTTCGATTCGCCGTGCCATCATATCCTGATCGGCGTAAATCCACTGCTCCAGATGATTTTCACCTTCATGCAGATGTATTTTATATTCATGAATGCCCGG CTGAACATCCACCGCTTCAAGGTGATCGCCCGCTTTGGCTTGATGCACGTAGTGGCCACCAACATCTGCGTGTGGATACGCACCCTGGTGAAGGAGTCCCTGCTTGAGATCACGATCTATCACCAGAAGCACGAGCCAGAGGCGGGAGCCTCCTCCATAGCCCACTCAATAAGGCAGCACGCCCTTCGCCACGCCGGAACCGTGCTGAGGACCCACGCGGGACCCAACAGCGAGTTCGAGGTCCTCGACGGCGAGGACCTCCTGCCCAAGGACGGATACAAGGGCGACAACGTGCTGTCCAAGCTGGTTCGCAATACCGTCAACGGTATTTCGAAGAGCCTGGGCATGGGTGGTGACCAGGTGGTcaccagcagcaccaccacgaCCACGAGGGCCCCGTTCACCACTCCGAATTACCAATGGCACAGCACTACTATGGCCCGCAAGTTGAAGAAGTTTATCACCAGCGCCACCACCGCGGCCACCACGGCGGCGGGCAGCAGTAGCTCcaccagcagcaccaccaTCTCACCGACCACCAGTAGCACCACCATTCCGCCGACCACCAGTAGCACCACCATCTCACCGAGTACCACCTTCAATCCATTTAGCACCACTGCCGCCCTGAATCTCGAGACCAGCGGCAGCGACTCGCCCTTTGGCGGCTTGCAGCGCGTTCTCTCCAGCGTCGCTCCGCCGAGCCTGGCGCCAGTCGATGGGTTCGGTTccgctgccacgcccactcccgTTTCCGGTCCCGGCTCCTTTGTGGATTCCTTCCTGACCAGCACCCTGAGCCCAGCCAGCAGCACCGAGGGCTCGGCCAGCATAATGAACAACCTGTTCGGCCAGGGCCCCATGGAGAACAGCTTCCAGACGTACACCGACCTAGGCCACGAGGAGGCCACCGGGCTGGTCAGCTTCGAGAACCTGGAGAGCCTGGACAACATATACCCGGCGGCGCTGTCCTCCAATATCGGCACACTCAACTCCACCGCCTGCGGACGCATCGACATCATGGGCACCATTGTCTACGACTCGGCGCCCTACCTGTATCCGTTCATCATCGAGTACTCGCTGATCGGGGCGGTGGTGTTGTATGTCATGTGGAAGCACATCGGCCGCTACCCAGGGCGCATGAACGACGAGGACCTGGAGCACCGGCTGGAGGTGATGCTCTCGCGGAGGGCGGTGGCCATGGCGCAGCAGGCGCGATCCGGACGCGTTGACTGCGTAGGCTCGTCGAAGGGCCTGTTCTTCGGGCTCCTGCTGCTGGTCGGGGCCCTCATCTGCCTGATACTCTTCTTCGTCTTGGTGCGCCATCAGCAGTTCTCGCTGTTGGCCATTTACCTCGCCGACGCCAGCCACTGCATTCTGATGGCCTTCGCCATTCTGGCAATAATAATTGGATTCATCAG GGTCAAGAACCTGAAGTTCCGCTGCGAGGAGcagtcgaacctgaacgacatACTGCTGCGCATCTCGGCCTTCGGCCTGTTCACCTACTCCGTGTTCAGCATCATCGCCGGCAGCCTGAAGGTCCTGGAGAGCGAGCCCAGCCTGCTGGTGACGACCACCGGGGGCGTGGCCGTCTTCCAGGTGATCCTGCAGCTGCTCTTCATCGCGGACGTGTCCCGCCGCCGCGTCCACCTGCCGGAGCACGATCGCAGCAAGCCGGGCCGCCAGATCGTCACCTTCCTCCTCATCTGCAACGTGGCCATGTTCGCCATCTACACATTCGAAGCTCAAAAAGTATTCGCCAATCCT GTTCAGCTGGAGTTTTACGGCTTCGTGCCCTGGTCGATCATCCAACGCATCACACTGCCCCTGTGCATCTTCCATCGGTTCCACAGCGCCGTGACACTCGCCGAGATCTGGAAGACCACCTACAAGGCACGCCTGGAGTAA